The window CTCGCCGTCTCTCTCCGTCTCGCGCTCTCGCCGTCTCTCTCCGTCTCGCGCTCTCGCCGTCTCTCTCCGTCTCGCGCTCTCGCCGTCTCTCTCCGTCTCGCCGTCTCTCTCCGTCTCGCGCTCTCGCCGTCTCTCTCCGTCTCGCCGTCTCTCTCCGTCTCGCCGTCTCTCTCCGTCTCGCCGTCTCTCTCCGTCTCGCGCCGTCTCTCTCCGTCTCGCGCCGTCTCGCCGTCTCGCGCCGTCTCGCCGTCTCGCCGTCTCGCTGTCtcgctgtctctctctgtctctctcggaGCAGTGCGagggttaatcgacttgcccagggttacacagctaacaagtgtatgaggccagatttaaaactcacaaagatgagggagtcttcctgatgctaggctcagcattctatccagtacgtcacctagctggcccccttaCCATTTTACAGACATGAGTCTTAGACACTAGGGATTGGGCATGGGTAATATGATTTTGAACTCTCACTTCTAAATGAGGAAGTCATTGTGGGGTATTTCAGACTTTAGTCAGTGGGGGAAGATAGGCTTGATTACTATGATCGCTGCTGTTTACCATATAAAATGCTGCCAGGTTTTTTGGACATGACCTTTGTCACAACATCAGCGCCTTTAGCACCTGACTAGGAAAATGAAACAACCTCtcagactgggggtgggggatgactTAAGTCTCAGTTCTGGGAAGTTTcttgtaggggaaaaaaagagtcagtGCACATTAACTGTCTTAATAAGCTTTAGAGCTTATGAGCCAAGCATTTTTCTCCTGTGAACTGACACCCAGATTCAGGTTTAAGTACCTAGGGCCTGGCCAAAGGTCAGTCTCTTCCCCTACCCTCCATCTCCCCTATTGGAGGGGCGGGGTGACTTGCAAAAGAGGTCACACTGTGAATCAGCAATAGAGACCTCATGACTTCCAGTCACTGCTTAGTCAGCAGAGGCCTTGGGACCCATTTCCCATAGACTGTTACCATAATACCTGGAGCAAAACAACTGGGCTGAACCGTCTCCCTCATCTGctcaactactgacctccctgacttcctttaagtcccaattaaaatcttttcccaaaatcccttctttttttggggggcggggtgaggtaattgaggttaagtgacttgcccagggtcacacagctagtaagtgtcaagggtctgaggctgaatttgaactcaggtcctcctgaatccaaggccggtgctctatccactgcactacctagctgctcccaatcccttctttttttaaaaaaattttgacattcatttaaaaatccaaaatCTCTTTCCCACCAACTCTcagcaatatgatataaattatatatccaaccccttttaattctagtgcctcctattgttccatcatttcagtagtgtcctactctttgtgaccccatttctttttaaaaactttttaaattttatttttttgcaggacaatgagggttaaatgatttgcccagggtcacatagctagtaagtgttaagtgtctggggggcggctaggtggcgcagtggataaagcacaggccctggattcaggaggacctgagttcaaatctggcctcagacatttgacacttactagctgtgtgaccctgggcaagtcacttagccctcattgcccacccaccccccccaagtgttaagtgtctgaggccagatttgaactcaggtcttcctgaatccagggccagtgctttatccaccgtgccacctagttgccccctgttaCCCCATTTCGAGTTTTCttggctggagtggtttgtttccttctccagctcatttacagatgaggaaactgaggcaaacaggattaagtgacttgcccagggttacacagctagtaagtatctaaggtcaaattttcaccacctagctgccctctttactaattatttactttttatccTGTATCTGGCTCAATCAGATATATTTTCTTGCTTTatatcttctccccccccccccccaccattagattgtaaggttcATTGAAGAttgggattgtcttttgcctccttttgtatctccaacacttagcatagtgtctggcacatgttctgtcatttcagttgtgtctggctcttcatgaccccatttgggcttttctaggcagagataccagagtgctttgccattttcttccctgtGGTCaaatttctgactccaggcccagctttagatgcctgcctggcacatagtaggtacttaatgtttgtttcATGATTGAGTTATTAAGGATCTGCTTGAACATTTGCTAGACATTGGAGGAGATAAAGTTGATAAGGTTTTGACCCAGTCTCCTAGGGGAATAGAGGAGGCCAGTGTAGtacaacagaaaaaagaaatggctttggggtcaaaggtcctgggttcaaatttcagatCTCACTTCTGTGACTGGCTGAATCATCGGACTCCAGTTACCTCCTGTAGGATTCTACACGTGAATAGATTTCTGGAAAGCACCTCAGAGAGAATCTAGCccatccaacccctcattttacactcaAGAAAATTGAAGGCCAGAGAATTTGGCACTTAGTTAATAAGTAACCAGTTGTGCCAGTTTTTGTTTGCAAGGCTGGGCTATCCTCAGTTCCaggctttctttcttccttcctttctttcttttctcttctttctttcttttctttcctttctttccttccctttttttttttttgggcagggcaatgaaggttaagtgacttgcccaaggtcacacagctagtaagtgtcaagtgtctgagaccacatttgaactcaggtcctcctgaatccagggccagtgctttatccactgtgccacctagctgcccctgagccattACTTTCAATCAGATTTAAGGGGGAGGGCAGGTAAGCCAAATTAACCTGGTCATCAACAAAGTCTAATTCTAATTCTTCTGGGCTCAGCTTGGTCATTTAATTAATTGCACAGTTTTCAGTATTCTCCTCAAATTATACttgtggcacaatgaatagaagcTGATTTCTAATCTTGcctttgacccttactagctgtttcactctgggcaagtgacttacctcctcaacctcagtttccctgtctataaaatggggataatagcagctaccttaCAGATTTGCTATAGGGATccaataacataataatataaagagctttaaactCTATGCACAgtaaacacatttattttaatattgaatAGGTGATGCAGGAAGGTTTTCTGAAAGCCAGTGGGTACTGAGAGGGACTGCAAGAGGCTGGGAAGACCTGTCCTGAAGCTTTATGCCACCACCCTAGGGCCTAGCAATGGAGCAGAGGCAAAGATACTCTGCAGAGAATGTTAATTGCCCCAGGTTTTTCAGATCATGTTACTTTGTTAGTAAGCCTGCTGTGTGAAGAGCAAACTGATACATAATCATCTCTTCCTGAGCAACAGCTGAGATCAGGTAAAGCTGGCAAGAAGCCAGTCAGCATTGTTGCAAAGGACTTGGTGGGGGCCACACATGGTtttggtttctctgaaattctgacTTGGCTTTCGGGTCTTGTAAGAGGCAGAGACTGCTCAAGGTGGGTGTGTGGAACCTGctgaaaaaatagatgaaaaggcatttactaagcacttggTGTGTACAAATAGAAAAGGCTAGACAGTCCCCccactctcaaagagctcatccAATGAGAGGAAATagcaacacattaaaaaaaatttagccaCAGGGCAGATTTATGGAAAGGGCCAGAAGTCCCAACGGTACAGTGATTAGGTTGATGTCCAGCCCCCAAGGGTTTCTAGGTCAGAAGACTTGTTTCCAGGGGAATGGAGGACATAGGCAAGTGGGTATATACCCAGTGGGTAGATCCCTGGGCATAAGAGCGGTTTCAAATCTAATCTAAAATTAGATGCTTATTAGCCatgagggcaagtcacttaactcttgtctgcctcagtttccacagcaataaaatgaggaaaataacttATACATCTCAGGATTATAGTGAGAATAATCTTTGTagagcccttagcacaatgcctggcacatagtaggtgcttataaatgcttttccctttccccctttcctagtggcaaagcagatggtaagcCATTAGAAGATATCTCAGATTTGCAGTCAACCCCTGGGTTTGAACTTCCTGCCTATGGGACCTTTGGCATAGCCAAAGTGTTTTTTTAAGTgtaaaaatcaggggcagctaggtggcgcagtggatagagcactggtcctggattcaggaggacctgagttcaaatctgggctcagacacttaacacttactagccgtgtgaccctgggcaagtcacttaaccttcattgccccgccaaaaaaataaataaataaataaattttaaagtgtaaaAATCAGGCCTCAGGCAGTTTCCTAATATATGGAATAaaggaccagatgatctctgaagttctTTCTCCAGATGCTGTGATCTTAGATACAGAAAGGGGaagctgaggccaagagagggaagggggtctTGCCTAAAGTCAAACTACTTTTAGATTGTTGGGTCTCTATCCTAATTCTATTCCCACATTAGAAGTGATGTGGCTTATTTATAAATCAAACAACAAAAGGtttcatgagatttttttctctttccaggtAAATCAAGAATTCATTTCTCAAAATGTGGCAGCTCTTGGCCACTCTGTGCAGCCTGGTTGTACTGACCAGTGCTAGGAGCAGAccatccttttctcctctttcagaTGAAATGGTCAACTATGTCAACAAGCTCAATACTACATGGCAGGTTTGTCTTGGGAATGTTCAACTCACAAGTAGTAACAAACTTAGGCTGTTGGGAGAAAAGCACttttgtagtttaaaaaaaaataccataaagCACTATGGAAATATAAACTGTTATTATGCAAGAGTTATTTAAGGCTTATGTAGATACCCTATCAGAATGACACTTTTAAGGTTGTAGGAGGCAGTAGGAAAGAACTGCATTAGCAAAGTTTCAGAATTAACCATCTTCACACACAGCCCACATGGTGTCTGGTCTACTCCTTAGCTTTTgctttatttataatattcatcCTGGTCATCTGAGCTCTATGTAAGCTCCTTTATGACTAAAATTGTAACTGCCATTCAATTAGCTCCAAGCCCCTACCCCAGCTTATTAACAAATTGGAGAAATCTTTTTCCATAAGCAGTTAGTTTATGTGTCCCACTGCTCAGCCATTATGACTGCAAAAGTTTCTTTTCATCCACTTTCTGATAACCTCATTTGGTCTGTCTTCAGCCACccattgcctctctctctccaggaTTGTAAAACGTCTCCCACAAACTTCCTATAGAATGATGGTTTAACTCATAAAAATTTCATATCCTCTTAAAATTTCTATAGTTTCTGTAGTTCTGTAGTTTAGGCTATTGAAGAGTTATGGGACTCTTCATTACCAGAAAATTGAAGCAGGGTAGAGAAAGGCACCTTGTTTTGTTAATATACAACTAATGATTGTCTGCCAGTGGGACAAACTCGGTGGCCCAGCAGTGACTGCTAACTAACATGACCAGCTTAGTGATAAGTGTTAATGTGGTTTCTTTGTGGGGtgggactttttttcccctattcttcAGTAATGACCAGTGAGTTTTGTTTTAGGCTGGGCACAACTTCCGTAATGTGGACATGGGCTACATAAAGAAACTCTGTGGTACCTTCATGGGTGGAGCCAAGCTACTACCTCAGAGGTATTGAGGCATGGGAAGGGCacagtgggagggagaggagatagGGGTGGGGGAATCATGACCTTCTTGCGCATTCAGAGGATGGGGCCCCAAGATTCCATCTAGGTACTTACTTCATTTCCACTATAACTTGATTCTTCTGAGTCTCAGAAGTTTTTAACTCTATGCATATAAACTAACACAGGCCCAAGAATACACTGGGGCCAATGAGATGTGGTTATGAGATCAGGAGAAGGCAAACTGTTGCCTCCTTGACACCCTGTTTCTGATTGCCTGTTTAGTCTTAAGACCCATGCTCACCCCCCTCCCATCCTTAATCTGAGGGACTTGGAGAGAAGCAGAACAGTCCCATTTGACCTTTTGAAACAAAGTTGTCTTCTTTAACCAGAATGTTGTTGGCTGATGGCATGAAGCTACCAGAAAACTTTGATGCCCGGGAACAGTGGCCAAACTGTCCAACCATCAAGGAAATAAGAGACCAGGGTTCCTGCGGCTCTTGCTGGGTAAGGATGAGGAGCTAGAAACAAGACACTTGGACTCACTAGACCACAGACCTGCTTCAAacttggagtaaggagagacCTGGGTCTCTGCTCTGAGGTTTATTAGAgctatgatcctaggcaagttattcccattctatagatgaagaaactgaggcttcaggTGAATTAATGCTTATGTATCTCAAGGTCAGTGTAAAGAAAATGCTTAAAATTTGTAAAGGTGAAATACACCTCAATAACCCTGGAAAATCCAGCATCAGGAAAGGAAGAAGTTGGTATttatagggagggagagaaagatggaCTTTACTGCCCAAAGTGAAGGCCTTTTTATGGCTGAGCAATGAAGCCGCTTAAATTCAGCACTAATAGAGGAGGACAGCTTCCCAAAGGAAAGTCTAGGTACAATAGGTAAGGTTATGGGATAACAATTATGGTTGCCCAGTTATCACCCTTAGATACTAATTCTTGAATGACTTTCTTGAATCTCAAGTAGTATCTAACTGGTAGATTCTTACTTATCTTACTTATTCTTACTTAAGAGTATCTTACTTATATTTGGTTTTTCTTGCACTGTTGGTTTCTGCCTCTCTTGGATTCGTGTTTGGATTTGTTCCTACAGGCATTTGGAGCTGTGGAAGCCATTTCTGACAGGATCTGTGTACATACTAATGGAAATGCCAATGTAGAAGTTTCTGCTGAGGATCTGCTTAGCTGCTGTGGATTAGAGTGTGGGGAAGGGTGAGTCTTGGTCCTAAGAGTGGGGGTcagcacatgtacaaaaatatttacagctgctctttttgtggtagcaaggaattagaaattgaggggttgcccatcaattggggaatggctgaacaagttgtggtatatgaatgtaatggaatactattgtgctgtaagaaatgatgaatagtggatttcagagaaacctggaaggacttgtgtgaactgatgctgagtgagatgagcagaaccaggagaacattgtacacacacaGTATCAATGTTATGTGTtgagcaactgtgatagacttgattcttctcagcaatacagtggtccaagatagttccaaaggattcatgatgaaaaatgttctccaaatccaaaagaaaaaaacccaaaaactttggaatctagatgcagatcaaaccatactatttctattggggttttgttttttcttttttgaggtttatcttttttgctctgattcttcatgaGAAGACATGactaatatatttaatgtgattgtacatatataacctatagcagattacttgctgtcttggggagggggggagggaggagaggaagggagaaaaatgtaaaactagaaatattataaaaactatctctaaatgtaactggaaaataaaatatttatatggggaaaaaaaagagtgggggTTGGGCCCAAGCACCATCACTAGCTTTTAGCCATTTCCTGGGATGATTCCCAAGAACCAATGGGAAAAAGAAACACTTAGAGCTATGTAATCCATGACCATTAGAATCTCCATCTTTCCTTGGGAATGCTTAACTATTAAagaccagtcttttttttttgtgtgtgtggtgaggcaattggggttaagtgacttgcccagggtcacacagctagtgtcaagtgtctgaggccagatttgaacttgggtactcctgactccaggggcagtgctctatccactgcgccacctagcttcccctaccaCCAGTCTTGACGTGATATACATCAACTCTGAGTAAATATGCTGGAGAGTGACACCCTTGTCATCAAGGATGGAGATGGAACAATCagtatgattttaaaatgttttagaagTAGCCAGCCCAATGAGAGCCCCCTAAAATCAGATAATTCCAGGGCAAAGATCAAGGTTCATCCTTTGGGGTAGACTAGGCTTGTAGCAAAGTACAGAGGAGAGTTCTTGGCTGTGGAAtcaagacctgaatttgaatccttgctttatcattttatacctagGTAACTTTGAGCCTCCTTGAgaggggttgtactagatgacctttttaaggtgccttccagctccagTGTTTGATCTAGCGATGGAAAATGGCAAAGGAAAAGGTTTAGATTCCATCAGAGCCCAAGGGATTggttctgtgttttgtttttgcagtaaTCTTGAAAAAGCTCTTATACTTATGTAAGCATCTAGTACAAGGCCTGGCTCGTAGAAAGTATTTACTAAAAAGCTTTCAACCCACTACTAAGTAGGGAATCAGTGGTGATTTGGCAGCTAAAAAGCTCTTGTCATCTTGGACATCATCTCGGACAAGGGAGTTGATGGTCTTGCTGTTCTAGTCTGACCCCATCTTGATTATTGTATTCACTTCTAGATGCCACCATTTAGGGAGTacactgataaaaatgtcaaagaaaTCAGTTCAGGGAACTAAGAATATCTGGCTGAGAGACACTTGGGGGtagcacacacacatgtatgtatgtatatatgcatacctTTATGTAGACATATGTGTGTAATTTATATGATTATATTAcataacattatatattatactattatatataatgtttgatGATAACataattagaattagaaataTAGTTtgcaaatgtgtgtatatttttttaatatatgtatatataaatgaaaaggtTCCTTTTGTAGATGAGGTATTAACCTTACTATTCCTGGCCCTAGCGGTGGAACTAGGAGCCATAGGCTCCTAGGTTACATATGGacttaaggaaaaacttcctaacaaaagtagacccagttgccttaaaacagTGAGTTCACTGTCACTGGTGGTCCTCAAGCAGGAGGGATTTAAGGGATCCTGTGGTCCCAACCCTATGCCGTGATTGGTCTGTCTTATCCTCCAGAACTTGACATTTGCACAAAAATATGGACATCTGTAATGTTTGTCACTATTGTCTGAAGGCTTCAGGTACAGTAGTAGTAGgtcttcatggaggaagtgagcTAGGAAGCAGGGTGAAGGGGAATGGTAGTGGTTTTTTGGGATAAGAGGAAAGGGGTAAACTTAAAGTAGGCCGTTGATTGTGGCCATTTCTACCCAAATGTCATCTTATCTAACCTTACCTAGTGTAGACCTTTCTAGTCACAGGCACCTTACTAATTACTGAAACAGCTTATTTATTCTTATTTGGACTTGTTTCCCAGCTGTAATGGTGGCTTTCCTTCTGGAGCTTGGAGGTATTGGACCAAGAAGGGTCTTGTATCCGGTGGCCTCTATGATTCCCACGTAGGTAAGTATATGAGCATTGTTGGTATATTCATCAATTTCCAAGTGTGACTTTCTTGCAATAAATGGAAGAAGTACCCATCTTACTTGACTTTGCTTGTGGTGGGAttctgggaaggaaagaaggagggaccTTTGATTTGTTCTTCTGGCGATTTGAGTTGGTTTCTAATGGAGAAAGGTAAGATCTTCCCTTGTCCCTCAGTGCAGAATATCACAGGGAGATCATTAAACTAGAATTCAGAAGTTTtaatttttcctctcattttcctcttctgtgaaatggcaATATCTGTCCCTGGTTACCTAGGGTGCATGAGATAGTAGATCTGCAACTTCCCTTCTTTGCTGAGGTGGGGGATTATGAATATAGAATTTTTTATCCACAGATGATTTCTTAGCTAGGCGAGTGGAGAGAGATATTAGGAAATGCAAGTGCATTAAAGGAAAAAGGCCCTATGCAAGTAGGTGTCAGGGTTGTATaaagaacaatattgctgtaatactactttctttaaatattttgggtTAGTATTTTCCCAGGAATTGGGGTGGATGAAAAGATTAAAAGGATGTATTGGTGCTTATATTCTTAGTATTATGATTGTCTCCATTCTCCTGTGGAAGAAGTATGGCAGTGTGGGAGAAATACAGTGAGTACAGGCGGGGTAGATTAGTTCCAGGAAGGCCTTTCCTAGGACCCAGGACCGAAGACTCAGAGTGAGAGTAGAGTGACTAAAACCTTTTAACCCTATTGCTGTTTGATTCTGTTAGGCTGCCGACCTTACTCCATCCCTCCATGTGAGCACCATGTGAATGGTTCCCGCCCTGCCTGTACTGGAGAGATGGGAGACACCCCCAAATGCAGCAAGAAGTGTGAAGCAGGCTATTCTCCTGACTACAAAGATGACAAACACTATGGTGAGCAAGACCAAGGGTCTGTATGTATATGAAGGGCCTAAATTAGCAATAAATCTCTTTCCCTCAAGAGCCTGTGGTGTTATGGTTTTGCATACTACACCAGCTCAGGGCTTAAGCTCTAGGTTGATTGGGCATACTCAAGACAATAAAAACAAGGCAAAAGCCCCCCTGACTACGGAGGGAAGGCAAGACCCATTGACCATCAAATTTTATGTCTTCCATGTAGCTCTTATAATGGGGCAGGTCTATATTCACAGAAGCTAAGGCcttagaacacacacacatgcgcacacacacacacacacgcacacgcatgcacacacacacacacccttctcccTTGCCCAAGGTGCTCAGTGTTGTTTGGGCAAAAGGACTACTAGGCAATCCTTCAGCAAGCTGGCAAAACAAAAACTTTGCAACCCTGAACTCTGGATGCTGAGGTGAGACAGGGAAGAGAGTAAGTGGAATGGAGTTTCAAGTGCCTTTCCCTGTTGAGTCTGGGATGGACAAAAACTCAAAACTCAGAAGTACCAAGTTGACTAGTGGGTCTTGATTTTCAGGATCAACCTCTTACAGTGTACCTTCAAGTGAGCAGGAGATAATGGCTGAGATCTACAAGAACGGCCCTGTGGAGGGAGCTTTTCTTGTATACTCTGACTTCCTCCAGTACAAGTCTGGTGAGTTGTTTTCATTACGTCTGCTTCAGTTGAGAAGGTAGAGGGACAAATCCAGAGAGACCAAGGGAGAGCTGTCCGGTAAACTGTGTGGCAGAAGTGAGCATCTCTATTTGATTTGTTCACAGTGATACATCTATTAAGTAACAAAACTGGAGTTCAAAACCTGGTCTCATGGTTCTTTGCTTCCTCACTGCTTTTCCTAATGATAAAGCTTTCTGAAAACAGACTTGATGTCCACAGACGTCCTTAGCTTGCAAAGGTGCCAGgtcatcttcttttctttgttcccttcagtaagcatactttttcttattAGAAGGAAGCtttcggaggcagctaggtggcacagtggatagagcaccagccctggattcaggagtacttaagttcaaatccgacctcagacacttaacacttactagctgtgtgaccctgggcaagtcatttaaccccaattgcctcacccaaaaaaaaaaaaagtaagctttcATGCTCCTTGTTATAACTAAAGAATGGGAGCTCATAAATGTTGGCTTGATTTAAGAACTGTGAGGCTGTTGAGAAACCATAAGGTTACTTTTtttcccaacatttatttttttccagttaaatgtaaaggtagttttcgacattcatttttttttttttttttggtgaggcaattgaggttaagtgacttgcccagggtcacacagct is drawn from Dromiciops gliroides isolate mDroGli1 chromosome 2, mDroGli1.pri, whole genome shotgun sequence and contains these coding sequences:
- the CTSB gene encoding cathepsin B, encoding MWQLLATLCSLVVLTSARSRPSFSPLSDEMVNYVNKLNTTWQAGHNFRNVDMGYIKKLCGTFMGGAKLLPQRMLLADGMKLPENFDAREQWPNCPTIKEIRDQGSCGSCWAFGAVEAISDRICVHTNGNANVEVSAEDLLSCCGLECGEGCNGGFPSGAWRYWTKKGLVSGGLYDSHVGCRPYSIPPCEHHVNGSRPACTGEMGDTPKCSKKCEAGYSPDYKDDKHYGSTSYSVPSSEQEIMAEIYKNGPVEGAFLVYSDFLQYKSGVYQHVTGDMLGGHAIRILGWGVEDGTPYWLAANSWNTDWGDNGFFKILRGKDHCGIESEIVAGIPRTDQYWKKI